In Micropterus dolomieu isolate WLL.071019.BEF.003 ecotype Adirondacks linkage group LG17, ASM2129224v1, whole genome shotgun sequence, one genomic interval encodes:
- the tbx2b gene encoding T-box transcription factor TBX2b isoform X2, producing MRDPVFTGTAMAYHPFHAHRATDFPMSAFLAAAQPSFFPALSLPPGALTKPIPDHGLAGAAEAGLHPALSHHQAAHLRSMKSLEPEEEVDDDPKVTLEAKDLWDQFHKLGTEMVITKSGRRMFPPFKVRINGLDKKAKYILLMDIVAADDCRYKFHNSRWMVAGKADPEMPKRMYIHPDSPATGEQWMAKPVAFHKLKLTNNISDKHGFTILNSMHKYQPRFHIVRANDILKLPYSTFRTYVFPETEFVAVTAYQNDKITQLKIDNNPFAKGFRDTGNGRREKRKQLTMPSLRMYEDQCKADREGADSDASSSEAQSGRDAVHSPLGAGTSPLRFSRPSRDDKTCTDSEQELEHQDELCTGSNSPGPEPMSPYSSRCEERVRDRPSMEKKDDSIFSIRNLEKDKVESRHRKDTTDALTKDSEAGGISASKDTFSPLMVQTESPSHFSPGHLQSLALSGLHSQQFFNPLNAGSPLLFHPGQFAMAPGAFSAMGMGHLLASVSGASGLENGSLSAQGTGGTPNPFPFHLSQHMLASQGIPMPPFGGLFPYPYTYMAAAAAAASASALPATSTSNPLSRNPFLSSSRPRLRFNPYQLPVSLPQSSSLLTASLQGSLNPGSESSKPGSRETSPAPEHHSNHKMGGSSGRTTSPKTSMKDSVNELQSIQRLVSGLEGQREPSPTADSPK from the exons ATGAGAGATCCAGTTTTTACAGGGACTGCAATGGCATATCACCCTTTCCACGCACACCGGGCGACCGACTTCCCCATGTCCGCCTTTCTAGCGGCCGCGCAGCCTTCCTTCTTCCCCGCGCTCAGCCTGCCTCCCGGGGCGCTTACCAAGCCCATCCCGGACCACGGCCTGGCCGGGGCGGCGGAGGCTGGGCTCCACCCGGCCCTCAGCCACCATCAGGCGGCTCATCTTCGCAGCATGAAGAGCCTGGAGCCCGAGGAGGAAGTGGACGACGACCCCAAAGTTACACTGGAAGCCAAGGATCTTTGGGACCAGTTTCATAAACTCGGGACGGAGATGGTTATTACCAAGTCCGGAAG GAGGATGTTCCCTCCGTTCAAAGTGCGAATAAACGGGCTCGATAAAAAAGCCAAATACATCCTGCTGATGGACATCGTAGCGGCGGACGACTGCCGCTACAAGTTCCACAACTCCCGCTGGATGGTGGCGGGCAAGGCCGACCCGGAGATGCCCAAGAGGATGTATATCCACCCGGACAGCCCGGCCACCGGAGAGCAGTGGATGGCCAAGCCTGTGGCTTTCCATAAACTTAAGCTGACCAACAACATCTCAGACAAACACGGATTT ACAATCCTGAACTCCATGCACAAGTACCAGCCCCGGTTCCACATAGTGCGGGCCAACGACATCCTGAAGCTCCCCTACAGCACCTTCAGGACCTACGTCTTCCCGGAGACCGAGTTCGTGGCTGTAACTGCGTATCAGAACGACAAG ATAACGCAACTGAAGATTGACAACAACCCTTTTGCCAAAGGATTCAGAGACACGGGGAacggaaggagagagaaaag GAAACAACTGACCATGCCGTCGCTGCGGATGTATGAGGACCAGTGCAAGGCGGACCGGGAGGGCGCGGACTCGGATGCCTCGTCCAGTGAGGCTCAGTCCGGCAGGGACGCCGTCCACTCCCCTCTGGGAGCCGGTACCAGCCCGCTGAGGTTCAGCAGACCCAGTCGAG ATGACAAAACGTGCACTGACAGTGAGCAGGAGCTGGAGCATCAGGACGAGCTCTGTACTGGTTCCAACAGCCCGGGACCTGAGCCCATGTCCCCCTACAGCTCCAGGTGTGAGGAACGTGTGAGGGACAGGCCTAGCATGGAAAAGAAGGACGACTCTATATTCAGTATAAGGAATCTTGAGAAGGACAAAGTGGAGAGCAGGCACAGGAAGGACACCACGGACGCGTTGACAAAGGACTCAGAGGCCGGAGGCATCAGTGCCAGTAAGGACACCTTCTCCCCTCTCATGGTCCAGACCGAGAGCCCATCGCACTTCAGCCCTGGTCACTTAcaaagcctggctctgtctggcCTGCACAGTCAGCAGTTCTTTAACCCTCTGAACGCCGGATCGCCGCTGTTGTTTCACCCTGGGCAGTTTGCCATGGCCCCTGGAGCCTTTTCTGCAATGGGCATGGGGCATCTATTGGCCTCTGTATCTGGAGCAAGTGGTTTGGAAAATGGCAGCCTCTCCGCCCAGGGCACGGGAGGAACCCCCAACCCCTTCCCCTTCCATCTGTCCCAGCACATGCTCGCCTCTCAG GGCATCCCCATGCCTCCATTTGGCGGTCTTTTCCCATACCCCTACACCTAcatggcagcagctgcagcggCCGCCTCTGCCTCAGCCCTCCCAGCCACCAGCACCTCCAACCCACTCTCCAGGAACCCCTTCCTGAGCTCGTCCCGGCCCCGGCTCCGCTTCAACCCCTACCAGCTCCCGGTGTCACTGCCTCAGAGTTCCAGCCTGCTCACTGCCAGCCTGCAGGGCAGCCTCAACCCAGGCTCTGAATCCTCCAAACCGGGCAGCAGGGAGACCAGCCCAGCCCCAGAGCACCACAGCAACCATAAGATGGGAGGGTCGAGCGGGAGGACCACATCTCCCAAAACCTCCATGAAGGACTCGGTGAATGAGCTGCAGAGCATCCAGAGACTGGTGAGCGGCCTGGAGGGCCAGAGGGAGCCCTCCCCGACTGCAGACTCTCCCAAGTGA
- the tbx2b gene encoding T-box transcription factor TBX2b isoform X1, with protein sequence MRDPVFTGTAMAYHPFHAHRATDFPMSAFLAAAQPSFFPALSLPPGALTKPIPDHGLAGAAEAGLHPALSHHQAAHLRSMKSLEPEEEVDDDPKVTLEAKDLWDQFHKLGTEMVITKSGRRMFPPFKVRINGLDKKAKYILLMDIVAADDCRYKFHNSRWMVAGKADPEMPKRMYIHPDSPATGEQWMAKPVAFHKLKLTNNISDKHGFVQTILNSMHKYQPRFHIVRANDILKLPYSTFRTYVFPETEFVAVTAYQNDKITQLKIDNNPFAKGFRDTGNGRREKRKQLTMPSLRMYEDQCKADREGADSDASSSEAQSGRDAVHSPLGAGTSPLRFSRPSRDDKTCTDSEQELEHQDELCTGSNSPGPEPMSPYSSRCEERVRDRPSMEKKDDSIFSIRNLEKDKVESRHRKDTTDALTKDSEAGGISASKDTFSPLMVQTESPSHFSPGHLQSLALSGLHSQQFFNPLNAGSPLLFHPGQFAMAPGAFSAMGMGHLLASVSGASGLENGSLSAQGTGGTPNPFPFHLSQHMLASQGIPMPPFGGLFPYPYTYMAAAAAAASASALPATSTSNPLSRNPFLSSSRPRLRFNPYQLPVSLPQSSSLLTASLQGSLNPGSESSKPGSRETSPAPEHHSNHKMGGSSGRTTSPKTSMKDSVNELQSIQRLVSGLEGQREPSPTADSPK encoded by the exons ATGAGAGATCCAGTTTTTACAGGGACTGCAATGGCATATCACCCTTTCCACGCACACCGGGCGACCGACTTCCCCATGTCCGCCTTTCTAGCGGCCGCGCAGCCTTCCTTCTTCCCCGCGCTCAGCCTGCCTCCCGGGGCGCTTACCAAGCCCATCCCGGACCACGGCCTGGCCGGGGCGGCGGAGGCTGGGCTCCACCCGGCCCTCAGCCACCATCAGGCGGCTCATCTTCGCAGCATGAAGAGCCTGGAGCCCGAGGAGGAAGTGGACGACGACCCCAAAGTTACACTGGAAGCCAAGGATCTTTGGGACCAGTTTCATAAACTCGGGACGGAGATGGTTATTACCAAGTCCGGAAG GAGGATGTTCCCTCCGTTCAAAGTGCGAATAAACGGGCTCGATAAAAAAGCCAAATACATCCTGCTGATGGACATCGTAGCGGCGGACGACTGCCGCTACAAGTTCCACAACTCCCGCTGGATGGTGGCGGGCAAGGCCGACCCGGAGATGCCCAAGAGGATGTATATCCACCCGGACAGCCCGGCCACCGGAGAGCAGTGGATGGCCAAGCCTGTGGCTTTCCATAAACTTAAGCTGACCAACAACATCTCAGACAAACACGGATTT gtccAGACAATCCTGAACTCCATGCACAAGTACCAGCCCCGGTTCCACATAGTGCGGGCCAACGACATCCTGAAGCTCCCCTACAGCACCTTCAGGACCTACGTCTTCCCGGAGACCGAGTTCGTGGCTGTAACTGCGTATCAGAACGACAAG ATAACGCAACTGAAGATTGACAACAACCCTTTTGCCAAAGGATTCAGAGACACGGGGAacggaaggagagagaaaag GAAACAACTGACCATGCCGTCGCTGCGGATGTATGAGGACCAGTGCAAGGCGGACCGGGAGGGCGCGGACTCGGATGCCTCGTCCAGTGAGGCTCAGTCCGGCAGGGACGCCGTCCACTCCCCTCTGGGAGCCGGTACCAGCCCGCTGAGGTTCAGCAGACCCAGTCGAG ATGACAAAACGTGCACTGACAGTGAGCAGGAGCTGGAGCATCAGGACGAGCTCTGTACTGGTTCCAACAGCCCGGGACCTGAGCCCATGTCCCCCTACAGCTCCAGGTGTGAGGAACGTGTGAGGGACAGGCCTAGCATGGAAAAGAAGGACGACTCTATATTCAGTATAAGGAATCTTGAGAAGGACAAAGTGGAGAGCAGGCACAGGAAGGACACCACGGACGCGTTGACAAAGGACTCAGAGGCCGGAGGCATCAGTGCCAGTAAGGACACCTTCTCCCCTCTCATGGTCCAGACCGAGAGCCCATCGCACTTCAGCCCTGGTCACTTAcaaagcctggctctgtctggcCTGCACAGTCAGCAGTTCTTTAACCCTCTGAACGCCGGATCGCCGCTGTTGTTTCACCCTGGGCAGTTTGCCATGGCCCCTGGAGCCTTTTCTGCAATGGGCATGGGGCATCTATTGGCCTCTGTATCTGGAGCAAGTGGTTTGGAAAATGGCAGCCTCTCCGCCCAGGGCACGGGAGGAACCCCCAACCCCTTCCCCTTCCATCTGTCCCAGCACATGCTCGCCTCTCAG GGCATCCCCATGCCTCCATTTGGCGGTCTTTTCCCATACCCCTACACCTAcatggcagcagctgcagcggCCGCCTCTGCCTCAGCCCTCCCAGCCACCAGCACCTCCAACCCACTCTCCAGGAACCCCTTCCTGAGCTCGTCCCGGCCCCGGCTCCGCTTCAACCCCTACCAGCTCCCGGTGTCACTGCCTCAGAGTTCCAGCCTGCTCACTGCCAGCCTGCAGGGCAGCCTCAACCCAGGCTCTGAATCCTCCAAACCGGGCAGCAGGGAGACCAGCCCAGCCCCAGAGCACCACAGCAACCATAAGATGGGAGGGTCGAGCGGGAGGACCACATCTCCCAAAACCTCCATGAAGGACTCGGTGAATGAGCTGCAGAGCATCCAGAGACTGGTGAGCGGCCTGGAGGGCCAGAGGGAGCCCTCCCCGACTGCAGACTCTCCCAAGTGA